In Paenibacillus guangzhouensis, a single window of DNA contains:
- a CDS encoding ribose-phosphate diphosphokinase: MSSNKLRVFSGSSNPQLAAKICADLGVELGNVKLSRFKSGEIYVHYEETIRNCDVFIVQSLSHPINDHFVELLVMIDAAKRASARTVNIVMPYYGYARQERKAAPREPISAKMVADVLTTVGANRVITIDLHAPAIQGFFNIPVDHLTALDLISEYLRKENIVNPIIVSPDAGRASTAEKLANQLDSPFAIMIKKRPSHNESVITHVIGDVKGRTPIIIEDLIDTGTTIVNVVEGLKERGAHDVYVCATHPVFSGPALQRLDHPNIREVVVTDSIMIPDNHPARFKVISVAPMLAEAMRIITNGGSISTLFRDAGI; the protein is encoded by the coding sequence ATGTCAAGCAATAAGTTACGTGTGTTTTCCGGATCTTCTAATCCCCAATTGGCAGCGAAGATCTGTGCAGATCTAGGCGTAGAGCTCGGAAATGTCAAGCTATCTCGATTTAAGAGCGGAGAAATCTATGTTCACTATGAAGAGACGATTCGAAATTGCGATGTCTTTATCGTTCAATCGCTCTCTCATCCGATCAACGATCATTTCGTAGAGTTACTCGTCATGATCGATGCTGCGAAGCGTGCTTCCGCACGGACAGTCAACATTGTGATGCCTTATTACGGTTATGCAAGACAAGAACGCAAGGCAGCTCCGCGTGAACCGATCTCTGCGAAAATGGTTGCAGACGTACTAACAACAGTTGGAGCGAATCGTGTCATTACAATCGATCTACATGCGCCAGCGATTCAAGGATTCTTCAATATTCCAGTCGATCACTTGACGGCATTAGATTTGATCAGTGAATATCTCCGCAAAGAGAATATTGTGAACCCGATTATCGTATCCCCAGATGCCGGTCGCGCATCGACAGCTGAGAAGCTTGCTAACCAACTGGACTCCCCTTTTGCCATTATGATTAAGAAACGCCCAAGCCATAATGAATCCGTTATTACGCATGTTATTGGTGATGTGAAAGGCCGAACGCCGATTATTATTGAAGACTTGATTGATACCGGAACGACGATCGTGAACGTTGTGGAAGGACTCAAGGAACGCGGTGCGCATGATGTGTATGTCTGTGCGACACACCCTGTTTTCTCGGGACCTGCCTTGCAGCGCCTAGACCATCCGAATATCCGTGAAGTGGTTGTGACGGATTCCATAATGATTCCGGACAATCACCCGGCACGATTCAAAGTCATCTCGGTTGCGCCGATGTTGGCCGAAGCGATGCGGATTATTACGAATGGCGGGTCCATCAGCACATTGTTCAGAGACGCAGGGATTTGA
- the hisJ gene encoding histidinol-phosphatase HisJ translates to MRIDYHTHHARCGHAVGELEDYILRGIEIGMQQIGLSDHMPLLHVDPATYYPEMAMPMEELPRYVEECFRLREKYKSQIDVRIGMEADYIEGYEEQIEKIIQAYPWDYVIGSVHFLGEWDISDFRQTHGWEGRDPLAVYAQYYDAIEKAVRTGFYDYIGHIDVIKRFGFAPPAEQTAEVRVLEMSALNTVQAHNLAIELNASGMRMPCEEMFPSRHMLEICYNKGIPLTIGSDCHQPERLGQYLDEARAMLWDIGYRELATFKERTRILVPFQT, encoded by the coding sequence ATGCGGATCGATTACCATACCCACCATGCCCGTTGCGGGCATGCTGTTGGCGAACTCGAAGATTACATTCTTCGCGGAATAGAAATCGGGATGCAGCAGATCGGCCTTTCCGATCATATGCCGCTGCTTCACGTGGACCCTGCCACGTATTATCCCGAAATGGCCATGCCGATGGAAGAGCTGCCTCGTTATGTTGAGGAGTGTTTTCGATTAAGAGAGAAATATAAATCCCAGATCGATGTTCGGATCGGGATGGAAGCTGATTATATTGAAGGTTATGAGGAACAGATCGAGAAGATCATTCAGGCGTATCCGTGGGATTATGTCATCGGCTCCGTTCATTTCCTGGGAGAATGGGATATTAGCGATTTCCGTCAGACGCATGGCTGGGAAGGCCGCGATCCCCTAGCTGTGTACGCGCAGTATTATGATGCGATCGAGAAGGCGGTTCGTACGGGATTCTATGATTACATTGGACATATCGATGTTATTAAGCGGTTCGGCTTCGCCCCTCCTGCGGAGCAAACGGCTGAAGTAAGAGTGCTGGAGATGTCCGCGTTAAATACGGTGCAAGCCCATAACCTGGCCATTGAACTGAATGCTTCCGGAATGCGCATGCCATGTGAAGAGATGTTCCCAAGCCGACATATGCTTGAAATTTGCTATAACAAGGGCATCCCGCTTACGATCGGCTCCGATTGCCATCAACCGGAACGGCTCGGCCAATATTTGGATGAGGCTCGCGCCATGCTATGGGATATCGGCTATAGAGAACTTGCGACTTTTAAGGAACGCACACGCATCCTTGTCCCTTTTCAAACGTAA
- the hisIE gene encoding bifunctional phosphoribosyl-AMP cyclohydrolase/phosphoribosyl-ATP diphosphatase HisIE: MTQSEAQAANLLNLDEQSAKLKWDESGLIPAIVQDYSSKEVLMLAYMNRESLKLSVESGETWFWSRSREELWHKGATSGHTQRIKSMHYDCDGDTILVRVEQQGPACHTGKYSCFYNEIPTATPAEGRLTTEASGADRFAVLSKLDQTIAERYAERPEGAYTTYLFDKGLDKILKKIGEESAEVLIAAKNNDREELSAEAGDLIYHLMVLLRAQNMPIDEVLHVLEQRHYSSDIKNKTK, translated from the coding sequence ATGACACAATCCGAGGCGCAAGCCGCCAATCTATTGAATCTAGACGAACAATCCGCCAAGCTCAAGTGGGATGAATCAGGTCTCATCCCTGCTATCGTGCAGGATTACAGCAGCAAGGAAGTATTGATGCTGGCCTACATGAACCGCGAATCGTTGAAGCTGTCGGTTGAGTCCGGCGAGACGTGGTTCTGGAGCCGCTCCCGCGAGGAGTTATGGCATAAAGGCGCGACCTCCGGCCATACACAGCGGATCAAGTCGATGCACTATGATTGCGACGGGGACACGATCCTCGTACGTGTTGAACAGCAAGGGCCAGCTTGCCATACGGGCAAGTACAGCTGCTTCTACAATGAAATTCCTACGGCGACACCAGCAGAAGGACGTCTGACGACGGAAGCAAGCGGAGCAGACCGGTTCGCGGTCTTGTCGAAGCTGGATCAGACCATTGCGGAGCGATACGCGGAACGTCCGGAAGGCGCATATACAACCTATCTGTTCGACAAGGGATTGGATAAGATCCTGAAGAAGATCGGTGAAGAGTCCGCCGAGGTGCTTATTGCCGCGAAGAACAATGATCGGGAAGAGCTCAGTGCTGAAGCGGGCGATCTCATCTATCATTTGATGGTCCTGCTTCGCGCGCAGAACATGCCGATCGATGAGGTGCTGCACGTATTGGAGCAACGCCATTATTCTTCCGACATCAAAAATAAAACCAAATAA
- the hisF gene encoding imidazole glycerol phosphate synthase subunit HisF: MLAKRIIPCLDVKDGRVVKGVNFVNLRDAGDPVELAALYDHEGADELVFLDISASVEGRATMIEVVRQTAGEIAIPFTVGGGISEVDDMKRILRAGADKIGINTAAVRNPQLIMDGARKFGSQCIVVAVDAKYNDAWGEWEVYTHGGRTPSGLKALDWVREAERLGAGEILLTSMDADGTKDGFDIRLTRAVSESIGIPVIASGGAGRKEHFYDVFTEGKADAGLAATIFHYKEMTIQEVKDDLKGKGVEIR, translated from the coding sequence ATGTTAGCCAAACGAATTATTCCTTGCTTGGATGTGAAGGATGGACGCGTCGTCAAAGGCGTGAACTTCGTCAATCTGCGCGATGCAGGCGACCCGGTTGAACTTGCTGCATTGTACGACCACGAAGGCGCCGACGAGCTCGTATTCCTCGATATTTCGGCCTCCGTCGAAGGACGTGCGACGATGATCGAGGTTGTTCGCCAGACGGCTGGCGAAATCGCGATTCCGTTCACCGTAGGTGGTGGGATTTCTGAAGTCGACGATATGAAACGGATTCTACGCGCGGGCGCGGATAAGATCGGTATTAACACGGCAGCTGTGCGTAATCCGCAGTTAATTATGGATGGAGCCCGCAAATTCGGTTCTCAATGTATCGTTGTCGCGGTCGATGCGAAATACAATGATGCCTGGGGCGAATGGGAAGTGTATACGCATGGCGGACGGACGCCGAGCGGTCTGAAGGCACTCGATTGGGTGCGGGAAGCGGAGCGCCTTGGCGCTGGTGAAATCCTACTTACGAGCATGGATGCCGACGGCACGAAGGATGGGTTCGATATTCGCTTAACCCGTGCAGTGTCGGAATCGATCGGCATCCCGGTCATCGCATCCGGCGGCGCAGGACGCAAGGAGCATTTCTATGATGTATTTACGGAAGGGAAGGCAGACGCAGGCCTTGCTGCTACCATTTTTCACTATAAAGAAATGACGATTCAAGAAGTGAAGGACGACTTGAAAGGCAAAGGGGTGGAGATTCGATGA
- the hisA gene encoding 1-(5-phosphoribosyl)-5-[(5-phosphoribosylamino)methylideneamino]imidazole-4-carboxamide isomerase, which yields MSSFIIYPAIDIRGGKCVRLVQGDYNQETVYNENPVEVAREWEASGASWIHLVDLDGAKAGHPVNDELIGQIARSVNVPVQIGGGIRTLADVERYMELGVSRVILGTAAIEDRAFVEDVLAKYGDKVAIGIDARDGLVATRGWLETSAVRAEDLAVELAAKGAKTFIFTDISRDGMMGGPNTEAIANLARISGQTVIASGGVSQMSDLTRLAEHVNEGVGGAIVGKALYIGNIDLSQAIEEIRNVSAPN from the coding sequence ATGTCATCGTTCATCATATATCCCGCGATCGATATCCGCGGCGGCAAGTGTGTACGCCTTGTGCAAGGCGATTACAATCAAGAGACGGTCTACAATGAGAACCCGGTGGAAGTGGCACGCGAGTGGGAAGCCAGCGGCGCCAGCTGGATTCATCTCGTCGATCTCGACGGAGCGAAGGCAGGTCACCCGGTCAATGACGAGCTCATTGGCCAAATCGCTCGCAGCGTGAACGTGCCTGTTCAGATTGGCGGCGGGATTCGTACCCTCGCAGACGTTGAACGTTATATGGAGCTGGGCGTGTCCCGTGTCATTTTGGGTACCGCGGCGATTGAAGATCGTGCGTTCGTCGAAGACGTCCTGGCGAAGTATGGCGATAAGGTCGCGATCGGCATCGATGCGCGTGACGGTCTGGTTGCCACCCGTGGATGGCTAGAGACGTCGGCGGTTCGCGCTGAAGATCTTGCGGTGGAGCTGGCAGCGAAAGGCGCAAAGACGTTCATCTTCACTGATATATCCCGGGACGGCATGATGGGCGGACCGAATACGGAAGCGATCGCGAACCTCGCGCGCATCTCCGGTCAGACAGTCATCGCGTCTGGCGGCGTCAGCCAAATGAGCGATTTGACCCGTCTCGCCGAGCATGTGAACGAAGGCGTCGGCGGTGCGATTGTGGGTAAAGCGCTCTATATCGGCAATATCGACCTGTCGCAAGCGATTGAAGAGATTCGCAATGTAAGCGCACCGAACTAA
- the hisH gene encoding imidazole glycerol phosphate synthase subunit HisH has protein sequence MATIAIVDYGMGNLHSVAKAVERLGSEALVTSDAAAILAADAVILPGVGAFGDAMACLRDTGLGAVVAQAAANAKPLLGICLGMQLLFTRSEEYGDHEGLGLLPGRVVRFQGGTYKVPHMGWNRLQVQQPASPLFTGLEEGHVYFVHSYHVQPEQASDLLATTSYGGGPVTAIVGRGNVYGMQFHPEKSGEFGMQLLSNFLKLAAGTVQV, from the coding sequence ATGGCAACCATCGCGATTGTTGATTACGGCATGGGCAACCTGCATAGCGTTGCCAAAGCCGTGGAGCGCCTCGGCAGTGAGGCGCTCGTCACCAGCGACGCGGCCGCCATCCTCGCGGCGGACGCGGTGATCCTGCCCGGCGTCGGCGCGTTCGGCGACGCTATGGCTTGCCTGCGCGACACCGGCCTCGGCGCGGTGGTCGCGCAAGCGGCGGCAAATGCCAAGCCACTGCTCGGCATTTGCCTGGGCATGCAGCTGCTCTTCACGCGCAGCGAAGAGTACGGCGACCACGAGGGCCTCGGGCTGCTGCCCGGCCGCGTGGTGCGGTTCCAAGGAGGCACATACAAGGTGCCGCATATGGGTTGGAACCGGCTGCAGGTGCAGCAGCCGGCGAGCCCGCTGTTCACTGGCCTCGAAGAAGGCCATGTGTACTTCGTGCACTCGTACCATGTGCAGCCGGAGCAAGCATCCGACCTGCTCGCGACCACCTCGTATGGCGGTGGTCCGGTAACAGCGATCGTCGGCCGCGGCAATGTGTACGGCATGCAGTTCCATCCCGAGAAGAGCGGCGAGTTCGGCATGCAGCTGCTAAGCAATTTCTTGAAGCTAGCGGCAGGTACGGTACAAGTATAA
- the hisB gene encoding imidazoleglycerol-phosphate dehydratase HisB, which produces MTDAVNEQRAGRAASVARKTNETDIQLAFDIDGTGISEIETDVPFLNHMLDLFTKHGQFNLNVVARGDVDIDDHHTVEDIGICLGQTIQEALGDKKGIKRYASVFVPMDEALAQVVIDLSNRPHFEYRAQYPSQQVGSFSTELVHEFLWKLALEARMTLHVIVHYGQNTHHMIEAIFKALGRALDEATSIDPRVQGVPSTKGVL; this is translated from the coding sequence ATGACAGACGCAGTGAACGAACAACGTGCAGGACGCGCAGCGAGTGTGGCGCGCAAGACGAACGAGACGGATATTCAATTAGCCTTTGATATCGACGGTACGGGCATTTCTGAAATCGAGACCGATGTGCCGTTCTTGAACCATATGCTTGATCTGTTCACGAAGCATGGACAATTCAATCTGAATGTTGTTGCGCGTGGCGACGTCGACATTGATGATCACCATACGGTTGAGGATATCGGCATTTGCCTCGGGCAGACGATCCAAGAAGCGCTTGGCGACAAAAAAGGAATCAAACGTTACGCATCGGTCTTCGTACCGATGGACGAAGCGCTTGCGCAAGTGGTGATTGACCTGAGCAACCGTCCACATTTCGAATATCGCGCGCAGTATCCGTCGCAGCAGGTCGGAAGTTTCTCGACGGAGCTTGTCCATGAGTTCCTGTGGAAGCTTGCGCTTGAAGCGCGGATGACGCTGCACGTCATCGTTCACTATGGACAGAACACGCATCATATGATTGAAGCGATCTTCAAAGCGTTGGGACGTGCCCTCGATGAAGCGACTAGCATTGATCCGCGCGTGCAGGGGGTTCCTTCGACGAAAGGAGTGCTATAA
- the hisD gene encoding histidinol dehydrogenase yields the protein MRIVPASEFSLQREVEYGTPEQNQSVKKIVEHVKQEGDAALLRYTAEHDRVQLQSSQLRVTEEEIQAAYSQVEDSFVTAIRKAADNIRVYHEKQKRTSWFDLQPDGTMLGQIIRPLRRVGVYVPGGKAAYPSSVLMNVIPAQVAGVPEIVMVTPPATGGKEGIDPYILVAAAEAGVKELYRVGGAQAIAALAYGTETIAPVDKICGPGNIYVALAKREVYGAVDIDSMAGPSEIAVLADDSANASYVAADLLSQAEHDEMASAILVTTSMANAEAVASEVSRQVAELPRRSIAQASIDQYGAIIVVDSIEEGIQVINRMAPEHLEVMVEEPMRYLGLIENAGAIFLGPYSSEPVGDYLAGPNHIIPTNGTARYSSPVDVDDFIKKSSLIHYSKEALLANGATIMELARHEGLEGHARAIQIRLEKEGNSQ from the coding sequence ATGCGTATAGTACCTGCAAGTGAATTCTCTCTGCAGCGAGAAGTGGAATATGGAACGCCAGAGCAGAATCAGAGCGTCAAAAAGATTGTAGAGCACGTGAAGCAAGAAGGAGATGCTGCACTGCTGCGTTATACGGCGGAACATGACCGTGTTCAGCTGCAGTCCTCTCAGCTCCGTGTAACCGAGGAAGAGATTCAAGCCGCCTATAGTCAGGTTGAAGATTCGTTCGTGACAGCGATTCGTAAAGCAGCCGATAATATTCGTGTCTATCACGAAAAACAAAAACGGACATCCTGGTTCGATCTGCAGCCGGATGGAACCATGCTCGGCCAGATTATTCGACCGCTCCGCCGCGTTGGAGTGTACGTGCCTGGCGGGAAAGCGGCTTATCCTTCGTCTGTACTCATGAACGTCATTCCTGCGCAAGTCGCAGGTGTACCTGAGATCGTGATGGTGACTCCACCGGCTACAGGCGGCAAGGAAGGGATCGACCCGTACATACTGGTCGCAGCTGCAGAAGCGGGCGTGAAGGAGCTCTATCGTGTTGGAGGCGCACAAGCGATTGCTGCATTGGCCTATGGGACGGAGACGATTGCGCCAGTCGATAAAATCTGCGGGCCAGGCAATATTTATGTTGCGCTCGCGAAGCGCGAGGTGTATGGCGCAGTCGATATTGACAGCATGGCAGGTCCAAGCGAAATCGCCGTCCTCGCTGACGATTCAGCGAATGCGTCTTATGTCGCAGCGGACTTACTCTCTCAAGCGGAGCATGATGAGATGGCCTCCGCGATCTTGGTAACAACCTCGATGGCGAACGCGGAAGCCGTAGCGAGCGAGGTCTCGCGGCAAGTGGCTGAGCTCCCGCGACGCTCTATTGCTCAAGCCTCGATCGATCAATATGGAGCGATAATCGTCGTGGATTCCATTGAAGAGGGAATCCAAGTGATCAATCGAATGGCACCGGAGCATCTGGAAGTGATGGTCGAAGAACCAATGCGATATCTCGGATTGATTGAGAACGCCGGGGCCATATTCCTTGGACCGTACAGTTCGGAACCTGTCGGCGATTATCTGGCCGGACCGAATCATATCATTCCGACGAATGGGACGGCTAGATACTCATCACCGGTGGATGTCGATGACTTCATTAAGAAATCGAGTCTTATTCATTATAGCAAGGAAGCCTTGCTCGCCAATGGCGCAACCATTATGGAGCTGGCACGGCATGAGGGCCTGGAAGGGCATGCGAGAGCGATACAAATTCGGCTAGAAAAGGAAGGGAATTCACAATGA
- the hisG gene encoding ATP phosphoribosyltransferase: protein MRDTLKVAMPKGRIYKQASALFREAGLPISTDFDDTRKLIIELPEANMEFIMAKPVDVPTYVEYGVADIGIVGKDVLMEENKDVYELLDLGIAPCRMSVIGLPDWKPVIHPRVATKYPNVASQYFRELGQQVDVIKLNGSIELAPLIGLADRIVDMVETGQTLRDNGLVEMEQIFSITSRLIANRVSYRMKNDAIQGLCDQLQRVIPNVSK from the coding sequence ATGCGAGATACGTTAAAAGTGGCGATGCCCAAAGGGCGAATCTATAAGCAGGCGTCTGCTCTATTTCGTGAAGCGGGACTGCCGATCTCAACGGATTTCGATGATACGCGCAAACTAATCATCGAGCTGCCGGAAGCGAATATGGAGTTCATCATGGCAAAGCCGGTCGATGTGCCGACCTATGTTGAATATGGGGTTGCGGATATTGGTATCGTGGGTAAAGACGTCCTTATGGAGGAGAATAAAGACGTCTACGAGCTGCTCGATCTTGGGATTGCGCCATGCCGGATGTCTGTCATTGGGTTACCGGATTGGAAGCCGGTCATTCATCCGCGCGTAGCGACCAAATATCCGAATGTTGCCTCACAATATTTCCGTGAACTTGGGCAGCAAGTGGATGTCATTAAATTGAACGGATCCATCGAGCTTGCGCCATTAATCGGACTCGCCGATCGGATTGTTGATATGGTAGAGACGGGGCAGACGCTTCGCGATAATGGATTGGTGGAGATGGAACAAATCTTTAGTATTACAAGTCGATTGATTGCGAACCGGGTCAGCTACCGGATGAAGAATGATGCGATCCAGGGACTCTGTGATCAACTGCAGAGAGTCATCCCGAATGTATCGAAATAA
- a CDS encoding ATP phosphoribosyltransferase regulatory subunit: protein MSKPKVFEKPVGVKDYLPHAVSKLRTIERNVLDCMGRWGYRQILTPTIEYYDTVGVASATSDHKLFKLLNNRGTALVLRSDMTAPIARVVSSLLKDEAFPIRLSYHSNVFRTIEEEAGREAEFFQTGVELVGDATAEADAEVVALAIASLQAAGVSQFKFAMGHVGFLNGLFEEVLHDRKEDQEALKLCLLSRDYVGYRERIREWGLDASEQQILEGILRLRGGKEICEQALQLSSEQQTRASIEHLHMVWEALEAYGVSQHVLLDLTMIGDFSYYTGMTFEGYALELGSPVCSGGRYDNLLQQFGRPAPATGFALKTTRILDVVGDEEQDQQAIITLSYTAQTRAQVFREARTLREAGNCVVTRYVEGDV from the coding sequence ATGTCAAAACCTAAAGTTTTCGAAAAACCAGTAGGTGTCAAAGATTATCTACCGCATGCGGTATCCAAACTGCGCACGATCGAGCGAAATGTGCTGGATTGCATGGGCCGCTGGGGCTATCGGCAAATTTTGACGCCAACGATTGAATATTACGATACTGTCGGTGTGGCGAGTGCTACATCGGATCATAAGCTGTTCAAGCTGTTGAATAATCGAGGTACTGCGCTCGTATTGCGTTCGGATATGACAGCCCCCATTGCGCGTGTTGTCTCATCTCTATTAAAGGATGAAGCTTTTCCCATTCGGCTCTCGTACCACTCCAATGTGTTCCGGACGATTGAGGAGGAAGCGGGACGTGAAGCGGAATTTTTCCAGACGGGTGTTGAGCTTGTCGGGGACGCTACGGCTGAAGCGGATGCAGAAGTTGTGGCGCTGGCAATTGCCTCACTTCAGGCAGCGGGTGTCTCTCAGTTTAAGTTCGCTATGGGACATGTCGGTTTCTTAAACGGCCTATTCGAAGAGGTCCTGCATGATCGCAAGGAGGATCAAGAAGCGCTGAAGCTCTGTTTGCTAAGCCGTGATTATGTTGGATACCGGGAGCGGATTCGTGAGTGGGGACTTGATGCGTCGGAACAGCAGATATTAGAAGGGATTCTACGGTTACGTGGCGGCAAAGAGATATGCGAGCAAGCATTGCAGCTAAGCAGCGAACAACAGACCAGAGCTTCGATTGAACATTTGCATATGGTATGGGAAGCATTGGAGGCCTACGGGGTCAGTCAACATGTTCTATTGGATCTGACGATGATCGGGGATTTCTCTTATTATACGGGGATGACTTTCGAAGGTTATGCCTTAGAGCTTGGTTCTCCTGTCTGCAGCGGTGGCCGCTATGACAATCTGCTGCAGCAATTCGGCCGTCCGGCACCGGCTACAGGGTTCGCATTGAAGACGACGCGAATACTGGATGTCGTAGGAGATGAAGAGCAAGATCAGCAGGCAATCATTACGTTATCATATACAGCACAAACGCGTGCACAAGTGTTCCGGGAGGCACGAACTTTACGTGAGGCCGGAAATTGTGTTGTTACGAGATATGTAGAGGGGGATGTCTGA
- a CDS encoding DUF5693 family protein — protein MNTWHKWCSVLIALMLLISIPTCIERVRYEHSYKPLEIAIPYHPLSAQDSIYTEHNQEQWMKKFIQAGVTTFIVQDTTLEQLQSRQKLTFSAGDDLANSLNQEQMYLKYLTKSSSVIQLNQPSLSEANYYEQMLEDAFKDKLRKIELDNGDPIYIVRGSSKQIASQPLGIDWTQIQYIQKRFPVEIAVQYTNTAIYHDETFMQRQFEILNTMDIHHLVFKGDQAIGYPLQTKWMADTMKAYGMYFNFDRTQQGAKQLAKQSGFQLIRDMTVDPQHLQYLPVKQAASQLADEVTNCALQMITLPITRTDIVTDAFGMLHLTRIIENTLEAVAPHYTAGLAVPLASLDVNDGFAIHRMVAIFGITLLTMLTAYKLTRASSSYWFVLLLSLTCFSAWLLDSSYTVWLENSYALLGIVAAPTLGMILAIERLERWSARNPYTRSSLISYPLQQLIQVIFAFLLCGLITLIGAIFMISFWHDMNYLTEVVRFQGVRLQLIVTILLVGIYLLLQRHQHPTTPSHDSMEQSPKWWFKFSLIITAFGVTIFVLLPISPILGNELGPIGRESGILTFLHPNEWLVGHPLFILASYGILRKRSHYILFIPAMIGQIAMMNAIMHIYTPLLTSISRSIIAMVTGCIIGLILHGIQILIQNTTIRISQFKQQRESHTSL, from the coding sequence ATGAACACTTGGCACAAATGGTGCTCAGTCCTTATCGCCCTGATGTTACTCATCTCCATACCGACTTGCATCGAGCGCGTACGATATGAACATTCGTACAAACCATTGGAGATTGCGATTCCCTATCACCCTCTATCAGCACAGGACAGTATTTATACCGAGCATAACCAGGAGCAATGGATGAAGAAATTCATTCAGGCCGGCGTAACGACGTTTATCGTTCAAGATACGACGCTGGAACAGCTGCAATCCAGGCAAAAACTTACATTCTCGGCTGGGGATGATCTCGCAAACAGCTTGAATCAAGAGCAAATGTATCTCAAATATCTCACAAAGAGCAGTTCAGTCATCCAGTTGAATCAACCTTCGCTTAGCGAAGCGAATTATTACGAGCAAATGCTCGAAGACGCTTTTAAAGATAAGCTTCGCAAAATCGAGTTGGATAACGGTGATCCCATCTACATCGTCCGTGGGAGCTCCAAACAAATTGCATCACAACCACTCGGGATCGATTGGACCCAAATTCAATATATTCAGAAACGCTTTCCTGTCGAAATCGCCGTACAATATACGAACACCGCTATTTACCACGATGAGACCTTCATGCAGCGACAGTTCGAGATCTTAAATACAATGGATATTCATCACCTCGTCTTTAAAGGTGATCAAGCGATCGGTTATCCGCTGCAGACGAAATGGATGGCCGACACAATGAAAGCTTACGGTATGTATTTCAACTTCGATAGAACTCAGCAAGGAGCCAAGCAATTAGCCAAACAATCGGGGTTCCAGTTGATTCGTGACATGACGGTGGATCCACAGCACTTGCAATACTTGCCTGTCAAACAAGCAGCCTCACAGCTCGCAGACGAGGTGACGAATTGCGCCCTCCAGATGATCACGCTTCCGATTACGAGGACAGATATCGTCACTGATGCCTTTGGGATGCTTCACCTCACCCGCATTATTGAGAATACCTTAGAGGCTGTAGCGCCCCACTATACAGCTGGGTTAGCCGTTCCGCTAGCAAGTCTGGATGTGAATGATGGATTTGCAATACATCGCATGGTAGCTATATTCGGCATCACACTGCTAACCATGCTAACCGCATACAAATTGACCCGAGCATCCTCATCTTATTGGTTCGTCCTTCTTCTCTCATTAACATGCTTCAGTGCATGGCTCTTGGATAGCTCATATACGGTATGGCTCGAGAACAGCTATGCCCTTCTTGGTATCGTTGCAGCCCCTACGTTAGGCATGATTCTAGCTATTGAACGGCTTGAACGTTGGTCGGCTAGAAATCCATATACGAGATCCAGTCTCATATCCTATCCGCTTCAACAGCTCATCCAAGTGATTTTCGCCTTTCTCTTGTGCGGACTTATCACTTTAATCGGCGCCATATTCATGATCAGCTTCTGGCATGATATGAATTATTTGACCGAGGTCGTACGTTTCCAAGGAGTTCGATTGCAGCTCATTGTAACTATCTTGCTCGTGGGCATCTATCTTTTGCTTCAACGTCACCAACACCCAACCACTCCAAGCCATGATTCCATGGAACAATCGCCCAAGTGGTGGTTCAAATTCAGTCTGATCATCACCGCCTTTGGTGTTACGATCTTCGTTCTCTTACCGATATCACCAATATTGGGGAACGAACTAGGGCCAATTGGGAGAGAATCTGGAATCCTTACCTTTCTTCATCCCAATGAATGGCTCGTGGGACACCCCTTATTTATACTTGCTTCCTATGGGATACTTAGGAAAAGATCACACTATATACTATTCATTCCTGCTATGATCGGACAAATAGCGATGATGAACGCCATAATGCACATCTACACCCCCTTGCTGACATCGATCAGTCGCAGCATCATCGCAATGGTTACTGGCTGCATCATCGGACTAATCCTCCACGGCATCCAGATTCTAATCCAGAACACAACCATACGAATATCCCAGTTCAAGCAGCAGCGTGAATCACACACCTCTCTCTAG